The Methanospirillum lacunae genome has a window encoding:
- a CDS encoding GDP-mannose 4,6-dehydratase, with translation MHSYWIPRNYRDGYGMFSCYGILFNHKSLRGGDTFVTGKITRGIVAILWGKKFTLKILMPTRLGFFS, from the coding sequence GTGCATTCATACTGGATACCACGCAATTACCGTGACGGATATGGCATGTTTTCATGCTATGGCATTCTCTTTAATCATAAATCATTGAGAGGTGGAGACACTTTCGTCACAGGAAAGATCACCCGGGGGATTGTAGCAATTCTATGGGGGAAAAAATTCACCTTGAAAATCTTGATGCCAACGCGACTGGGGTTTTTCTCCTAA
- a CDS encoding GDP-L-fucose synthase family protein has product MFENKRILVTGGAGFLGSKVIDALIAQGISRSDIIVPRSADYDLRHMENCHKVVKDVDIVIHLAARVGGIGFNQEHPAELFYDNASMGIHMMEASRLAGVSKFVAVGTVCAYPKFTQVPFREEDLWNGYPEETNAPYGLAKKMLLVQAQAYRQQYGFNAIFLLPVNLYGPGDNFDPESSHVIPALIKKFVDAKQMHAPVVEVWGSGSASREFLYVDDAARGIALATARYDGIEPVNLGAGSEISIRDLVEIIKTHVGYEGEVVYDTTKPDGQPRRCLDTSRARMFFGFNAEMSFEEGLKTTIGWYVNNPISF; this is encoded by the coding sequence ATGTTCGAGAATAAACGGATTCTTGTGACCGGTGGAGCAGGTTTTCTAGGAAGTAAAGTGATTGATGCGCTGATAGCACAAGGCATCTCCCGATCAGACATCATTGTTCCCAGAAGTGCTGATTATGATTTACGACATATGGAGAATTGTCATAAGGTTGTAAAAGATGTTGATATTGTCATCCACCTGGCTGCACGGGTCGGGGGGATTGGGTTTAATCAGGAACACCCTGCTGAACTTTTCTATGATAATGCCTCCATGGGTATTCATATGATGGAGGCGTCACGGCTGGCAGGAGTATCCAAATTTGTTGCGGTCGGGACGGTCTGCGCCTATCCAAAATTTACTCAAGTTCCATTTAGGGAAGAAGATCTCTGGAACGGGTATCCGGAAGAAACAAATGCTCCGTATGGTCTTGCCAAGAAGATGCTTCTTGTTCAGGCGCAGGCATACCGACAGCAGTATGGATTTAATGCAATTTTTCTCCTTCCGGTCAATTTGTATGGGCCGGGTGATAACTTCGATCCTGAAAGTTCTCATGTGATCCCAGCGTTAATCAAGAAGTTTGTTGATGCCAAACAGATGCATGCTCCAGTGGTTGAGGTATGGGGATCCGGGTCAGCATCAAGGGAGTTTCTCTACGTTGATGATGCTGCCCGGGGTATCGCTCTTGCTACCGCACGATATGACGGGATTGAGCCGGTAAACCTGGGTGCGGGGAGCGAGATATCAATTCGGGATCTGGTGGAGATTATTAAAACGCATGTTGGATATGAAGGAGAGGTAGTGTATGACACAACCAAACCAGATGGACAACCCAGGAGATGTTTGGATACGAGTCGGGCACGAATGTTCTTTGGATTTAACGCGGAGATGTCATTTGAAGAAGGGCTTAAAACGACGATTGGATGGTACGTGAATAATCCAATATCCTTCTAA
- a CDS encoding UDP-glucose dehydrogenase family protein codes for MEITVVGGGYVGLVTSVCFADMGHRVRIIEIDPQKVELINKGIPPIYEDNLEEILKKNIGKNLTAQSDYQFIEKSDVFFICVGTPPQEDGSANLRYLSQAAESIGQALRDSTIFQVITVKSTVPPGTTESVVIPAVIKSSGRTKDSIGFCMNPEFLREGRAIKDFKNPDRIVIGGNSDIAIQVVRDVYSGFSAPTITTSLKAAEMIKYASNSFLAMKISFANEIGNLCKKLGINVYDVMNGIGYDHRINPYFLNAGLGFGGSCFPKDVMALIRLAEKNDLDPLLLQSVIAVNEKQPNKIISLLKERIGSVSGKRIAILGLAFKDNTDDVRDSRAIPVIQSLLDEGADVVAYDPMAIASMKIYYPDIQYRNTAGDALDGADACLVLTEWPEFRDIDTCFDRMKSRVIIEGRKILSIEGVEGICW; via the coding sequence ATGGAAATAACCGTAGTCGGGGGAGGATATGTTGGACTGGTCACATCGGTTTGTTTTGCAGATATGGGGCATAGGGTCAGGATTATCGAGATTGACCCCCAAAAAGTGGAATTGATAAACAAGGGAATCCCCCCGATATATGAAGATAATCTTGAAGAGATACTAAAGAAAAATATAGGCAAGAATTTAACTGCCCAGTCAGATTACCAATTCATTGAAAAATCGGATGTTTTTTTTATCTGCGTCGGTACACCTCCTCAGGAGGATGGATCAGCCAATCTCCGCTATCTCTCACAAGCTGCTGAATCAATTGGACAGGCTTTGAGAGATTCAACAATCTTTCAGGTAATCACTGTAAAAAGCACAGTTCCCCCTGGAACTACAGAATCTGTTGTAATTCCGGCAGTTATAAAGAGTTCAGGGAGGACTAAAGACTCAATAGGATTCTGTATGAATCCTGAATTTCTCCGTGAAGGAAGAGCGATCAAAGATTTTAAAAATCCTGATCGAATTGTGATTGGAGGGAATTCAGATATTGCAATTCAGGTTGTGAGAGACGTATACTCAGGTTTTTCAGCACCAACTATCACAACTTCATTAAAAGCAGCAGAAATGATAAAATACGCATCTAATTCATTTCTAGCAATGAAAATTTCCTTTGCCAATGAGATCGGAAATTTATGCAAAAAACTGGGAATAAATGTTTATGATGTGATGAACGGTATAGGATATGATCATAGAATAAATCCATATTTCCTAAATGCAGGGCTTGGTTTTGGCGGAAGTTGTTTTCCCAAAGACGTGATGGCATTAATACGGTTAGCTGAAAAGAACGATTTGGACCCTCTCTTATTGCAGTCGGTAATTGCCGTCAATGAAAAACAGCCGAATAAGATCATATCTCTCTTGAAAGAACGTATTGGATCAGTGAGTGGTAAACGGATTGCTATCCTTGGACTGGCGTTTAAAGACAATACTGATGATGTCAGGGATTCAAGGGCAATTCCGGTCATACAAAGTCTTCTCGATGAAGGAGCAGATGTCGTTGCATATGATCCCATGGCAATTGCTTCTATGAAAATCTATTACCCGGATATCCAATATAGAAATACAGCTGGAGATGCCCTTGATGGAGCAGATGCCTGCCTCGTCCTCACCGAGTGGCCGGAATTCAGGGATATTGATACGTGTTTTGACCGGATGAAATCACGAGTAATTATTGAAGGTAGAAAAATTCTCTCGATTGAGGGAGTCGAAGGAATATGCTGGTAA
- a CDS encoding glycosyltransferase: protein MRCAVFHDYFSSIGGGEQVATMLAYCLSADLITTECKETALPKSLGIPIYSLGKIIPFPVMKQMSTAWLFSRSNFSESYNFFVFSGNWASHASKFHHPNIWYCHTPVRAFYDLADLFEQRLPVFMRPLYRVWVKHQRNVDQKVVADIDKIITNSHNTAARILHYYGRKARVVYPPVDLDRFSFKESGGFWLSVNRLYPEKRIELQVEAFRLLPEEELLIVGGAGSGDHAIRYASKIMTNLPSNVKMLGSVSSEELTDLYSTCRGLICTAIDEDFGITPLEAMASGKPVVAVNEGGFQETVVHGETGLLIEPTVKAIIKAVIEVGVDPIRYKDACIRRAEEFGGVDRFCMEIREIVSTFY from the coding sequence GTAAAGAAACAGCGTTACCTAAAAGCCTTGGTATCCCTATTTATTCGCTTGGAAAGATTATTCCATTTCCTGTTATGAAACAAATGTCCACAGCATGGCTTTTTTCCCGATCAAATTTTTCAGAATCATATAATTTTTTTGTTTTTAGTGGAAATTGGGCATCACATGCTTCAAAATTTCATCATCCCAATATCTGGTACTGCCATACTCCTGTTCGTGCATTTTATGATCTTGCTGATCTCTTTGAACAGAGGTTGCCGGTTTTTATGAGACCTCTTTACCGTGTCTGGGTTAAACACCAACGTAACGTAGATCAGAAGGTGGTTGCAGATATTGACAAAATAATAACTAATTCTCACAATACCGCAGCCAGGATCCTTCATTATTATGGGCGTAAGGCCCGGGTTGTTTATCCACCTGTTGATCTGGACCGGTTTTCATTCAAAGAATCTGGAGGGTTCTGGCTATCAGTAAACCGGTTGTACCCTGAAAAGCGGATAGAGCTTCAGGTAGAAGCATTTCGTTTGCTGCCTGAAGAGGAACTTCTGATAGTTGGCGGAGCAGGAAGCGGTGATCACGCGATTCGATATGCATCAAAAATTATGACGAATCTCCCATCCAATGTGAAGATGCTCGGTTCTGTCTCTTCTGAAGAATTAACTGATCTGTATAGTACATGCCGGGGATTGATATGTACTGCAATTGATGAGGATTTTGGAATAACTCCTTTGGAAGCGATGGCATCGGGAAAACCTGTGGTTGCTGTTAATGAGGGTGGTTTTCAGGAGACTGTTGTTCATGGAGAAACCGGGCTTCTTATTGAGCCTACTGTGAAGGCGATAATCAAGGCGGTCATAGAAGTAGGAGTCGATCCAATCAGGTACAAGGATGCTTGTATCAGGAGAGCTGAAGAGTTTGGTGGGGTGGACCGGTTTTGCATGGAGATCCGGGAAATTGTTTCAACTTTTTATTAA
- the galU gene encoding UTP--glucose-1-phosphate uridylyltransferase GalU: MVQKVRKVVIPAAGLGTRFLPITKAQPKEMLPVVDKPVIQYVVEEAVASGIDDIIIVTGRNKRAIEDHFDRCIELEHVFPSNQGSGASDAYVDLSDIPNIHYIRQREPRGLGDAILLSEKHCNDEPFVVLLGDTITIAPENEKTCTSQMIHAYTKYGQSIIAVEPVPEKKIPDYGIIDGNLIDKNFYEIKNIVEKPTISDAPSNLGAIGCYLFTPEIFSCLKQTTPGKGGEIQLTDAIKKLSHSIGMITNCRRYDIGDKIGWMKAFFELALSRKEFHDDLMSILQEKVCTRRNE; this comes from the coding sequence ATGGTGCAAAAAGTCAGAAAAGTAGTAATTCCGGCAGCAGGTCTAGGTACCAGATTTCTCCCCATAACAAAGGCTCAACCAAAAGAGATGCTACCGGTGGTGGATAAACCTGTCATCCAGTATGTTGTTGAGGAAGCAGTTGCATCCGGTATAGACGATATAATCATTGTTACGGGTAGAAACAAACGGGCAATCGAAGATCACTTTGACCGGTGCATTGAACTTGAGCATGTATTTCCATCAAACCAAGGATCAGGTGCCTCAGATGCTTATGTTGATTTGAGTGATATTCCTAACATTCATTACATCAGACAGAGGGAACCGAGGGGACTAGGAGATGCCATTCTACTATCAGAAAAACATTGTAATGATGAGCCCTTTGTTGTTCTTCTTGGAGACACCATCACAATAGCGCCTGAAAATGAGAAGACCTGTACAAGCCAAATGATTCATGCTTATACAAAATATGGTCAATCAATAATTGCAGTCGAACCGGTCCCAGAAAAGAAAATTCCGGATTATGGCATTATTGATGGTAATCTCATCGATAAAAATTTCTATGAAATTAAGAATATCGTAGAAAAACCTACCATAAGCGACGCCCCCTCAAATCTTGGTGCTATTGGATGTTACCTTTTCACTCCCGAAATTTTTTCATGTCTTAAACAGACCACTCCGGGTAAAGGAGGAGAGATTCAACTCACGGATGCGATAAAAAAACTTTCTCATTCTATAGGGATGATCACTAACTGTCGCAGGTATGATATTGGTGATAAGATTGGATGGATGAAAGCTTTTTTTGAGCTAGCTCTGTCACGTAAAGAATTTCATGATGATCTCATGTCAATTCTACAAGAAAAAGTATGTACAAGGAGAAATGAATGA
- a CDS encoding GDP-mannose 4,6-dehydratase: MISHVLHNIKFDENYHLDTQSHVRVSFETLDMTGMRPVLR; encoded by the coding sequence ATGATCTCTCATGTTCTCCATAATATCAAATTCGATGAAAACTATCACCTTGATACACAAAGCCATGTCCGTGTGAGTTTTGAGACACTGGATATGACGGGAATGAGACCGGTCTTGAGATAA
- a CDS encoding glycosyltransferase family 2 protein, giving the protein MSPKYPLISVITPSYNQGQFIRETIESVLSQDYPAIEYIVVDGGSSDGTVNILQEYGDRIIWISEPDEGQADAVNKGVRLAKGEFIGWLNSDDIYEPGALSTVIETFQKNPDISVVYGEAWHITNSGQIIARYPIEPFNYRRLAETCYICQPASFIRTNSFLEAGLLRTDLHLCMDYEFWIRLGHEKPFLYTSRVLASSRLYPENKTFSRTDEVFREVMTMVSQYYGYVPITWVYGYLQNQTRGKWSLQFPVQVLITFIRMNRSCVLGALQYCVTLFIPYRNNGRLTVDLISLIKKSRTMDDLRKKL; this is encoded by the coding sequence GTGAGTCCGAAATACCCTTTGATTTCAGTGATAACTCCTTCGTATAATCAGGGACAGTTTATCAGAGAGACAATTGAGAGTGTACTTTCACAGGATTATCCTGCAATTGAGTACATTGTTGTCGATGGTGGTTCATCTGATGGGACAGTAAATATTCTACAAGAGTATGGGGATCGGATCATCTGGATATCTGAACCTGATGAGGGGCAGGCTGATGCGGTGAATAAAGGTGTAAGGCTGGCAAAAGGTGAATTTATTGGATGGTTAAATTCTGATGATATCTATGAACCTGGTGCTCTTTCCACGGTGATTGAGACGTTCCAAAAGAATCCTGATATTTCAGTGGTATACGGTGAGGCATGGCATATCACTAACTCCGGTCAGATTATTGCACGATACCCTATTGAACCGTTCAATTATCGCAGGCTGGCAGAGACCTGCTATATCTGTCAGCCTGCTTCTTTTATTCGCACTAATAGTTTTCTTGAGGCTGGTTTACTTCGTACTGATTTACACCTCTGTATGGATTATGAGTTCTGGATACGACTAGGGCATGAAAAACCATTTCTATACACTTCTAGAGTTCTTGCATCATCCCGTCTCTATCCTGAGAATAAGACGTTCTCACGAACTGATGAGGTTTTTCGGGAGGTAATGACCATGGTTTCTCAATATTATGGATATGTCCCGATTACCTGGGTCTATGGGTATCTTCAGAACCAGACAAGAGGGAAGTGGTCACTCCAATTTCCTGTTCAGGTGCTTATCACATTTATCCGAATGAATCGATCATGTGTATTAGGTGCCCTGCAGTACTGCGTCACCCTTTTCATTCCTTATCGAAATAATGGTCGGCTCACAGTAGATCTCATATCCCTGATTAAAAAATCTCGGACTATGGATGATCTCCGAAAAAAATTATAA
- a CDS encoding glycosyltransferase has product MKTAIFHDYFGSIGGGEKTVVSMAKILDADIFTTDIDAFSIFNSKVPVHTLRRTVKKSPLKQISTSLSFSHCDLHDEFDFFLFTGNWSVHAAAVHHPNLWYCYTPTRAFYDNYQNFLNTMHPVVRPAFAAWVAFHRRWNEKAIKSVDSIISISNTISERVQTYLNRESLVIYPPVDTRRYSCVEYGDFWLSVNRLYPEKRLELQIETFRSLPDEHLVIVGSYSRGDQAEGYARKILHNLPKNVTYIGEVTEEELISYYARCKGHITTASHEDFGLTPVEAMASGKPVVAVCEGGYRETVTNATGILTSAEVPVLREAVHFLSENPESYRSACLQQATKFDKDNFAKKIREAVYNGMAKRENFP; this is encoded by the coding sequence ATGAAAACCGCAATATTTCATGACTATTTTGGTTCGATTGGAGGTGGGGAGAAAACTGTCGTCAGTATGGCGAAAATACTTGACGCAGATATTTTTACGACTGATATAGATGCTTTTTCGATCTTCAATTCTAAAGTTCCGGTCCACACACTTCGCCGGACAGTAAAAAAAAGCCCACTTAAACAAATTTCTACATCACTATCCTTTTCGCATTGTGATCTTCATGATGAGTTTGATTTTTTCCTCTTTACCGGCAACTGGAGTGTTCATGCAGCAGCTGTTCACCATCCAAATCTTTGGTACTGTTATACCCCAACTCGTGCGTTTTATGATAATTATCAGAATTTTCTGAATACAATGCATCCGGTTGTCAGACCAGCTTTTGCTGCTTGGGTTGCTTTTCATCGGCGCTGGAATGAGAAGGCTATCAAGTCGGTTGATTCTATCATTTCAATATCAAATACTATATCAGAGAGAGTGCAAACGTACCTGAATCGGGAGTCCTTAGTAATTTACCCACCTGTTGACACCAGACGGTACTCCTGCGTTGAGTATGGGGATTTTTGGCTCTCTGTGAACCGATTATATCCGGAAAAACGACTTGAACTCCAGATTGAAACTTTCAGGTCTCTTCCTGATGAGCATCTGGTTATCGTTGGGAGTTATTCCCGAGGTGATCAGGCTGAGGGGTATGCCCGGAAGATACTACATAATCTCCCTAAAAATGTCACATATATTGGGGAAGTAACTGAAGAAGAACTTATTTCATACTATGCCCGTTGTAAAGGGCATATCACTACCGCTTCTCATGAGGATTTCGGGTTAACCCCGGTTGAGGCGATGGCAAGTGGCAAACCGGTTGTAGCCGTCTGTGAAGGTGGATATCGTGAAACTGTAACAAATGCCACCGGAATTCTGACTTCGGCTGAAGTTCCAGTTCTGCGTGAAGCTGTCCATTTTTTATCTGAAAATCCAGAGTCATATCGTTCTGCATGTCTTCAACAGGCAACAAAGTTTGACAAAGATAATTTCGCAAAAAAAATTCGTGAGGCAGTATATAATGGAATGGCTAAAAGGGAGAATTTTCCGTGA
- a CDS encoding UDP-glucuronic acid decarboxylase family protein → MSTSISKSEDIEIILAGLNNVDFNGQTILVTGGSGFLGSWMCEALLNKGAEVICLDNYASGRPENTNHLLDHPGFTRIVHDISKPFDPKRQINLVCHLASRAGPLEFEHYPIQILKSNTLGTMHSLGIAKKYGARLLFTSTSEIYGEATVFPTPETYRGNVNTLGIRGCYDEAKRAGEAYCMAYHRQHGLDVRIVRIFNTYGPRMRSDGHYGRVIPRFLSQAKNNQPITIFGDGTQTRSFCYVTDQIIGLLRLAGLPGLAGEVVNIGNPTEHTVIGLANIIKNLLNSSSSFMYNPHPQDDPMRRFPDISKAKKLLHFEPQIGLEKGLIRVIEGTY, encoded by the coding sequence ATGAGTACTTCAATTTCGAAGTCAGAGGATATTGAAATAATTCTCGCCGGTCTGAATAATGTCGATTTCAATGGTCAGACGATATTAGTAACCGGTGGATCCGGATTTCTCGGTTCCTGGATGTGTGAGGCCCTACTCAATAAAGGTGCAGAGGTCATTTGTCTTGATAATTATGCATCCGGAAGACCTGAAAATACAAATCACCTCCTTGATCACCCAGGTTTTACCAGAATAGTCCATGATATATCAAAACCATTTGATCCTAAACGGCAAATTAATCTGGTATGTCATCTCGCTTCCCGGGCAGGCCCACTTGAATTTGAACATTATCCTATCCAGATTCTAAAATCAAATACCTTAGGGACAATGCATTCGCTTGGCATTGCAAAAAAGTATGGTGCTCGCCTCTTATTCACTTCTACCAGTGAGATATATGGAGAAGCAACAGTGTTCCCAACACCTGAAACCTATCGGGGTAATGTTAATACTCTGGGTATCAGAGGATGTTATGATGAGGCGAAGCGGGCTGGTGAGGCCTATTGTATGGCATATCATCGTCAGCATGGTCTTGACGTCAGAATTGTCCGGATATTTAACACATACGGACCACGAATGCGCTCAGATGGGCATTATGGAAGGGTAATTCCCAGATTTTTATCACAGGCGAAAAATAATCAACCAATCACCATATTTGGAGATGGAACCCAGACCCGTTCATTTTGTTATGTGACCGATCAGATCATCGGGTTGCTGAGGCTGGCAGGGCTTCCGGGGTTGGCAGGGGAAGTGGTGAATATTGGGAATCCAACGGAGCATACTGTTATCGGTCTTGCAAATATAATAAAAAATCTCCTGAATTCATCATCTTCTTTTATGTATAATCCGCACCCCCAGGATGATCCTATGCGAAGATTTCCAGATATATCTAAAGCTAAAAAGTTACTCCATTTTGAGCCACAAATTGGTTTAGAAAAAGGGCTTATCCGTGTCATTGAGGGTACATATTAA